The Eubacteriaceae bacterium Marseille-Q4139 genome has a window encoding:
- a CDS encoding fumarylacetoacetate hydrolase family protein has product MRLATIRLGEKEKAGIVTGRGVLPISAVNAAKGTDWKEEMYDLLCAGEIPKLTDWYNKGGREELEEMPGLVPAEQAVYAPLYRNPRRIFGIGLNYVDHAGDIGSAAPVGFPGSFFKMADTLIGPGDEIRLPALKEAQKTTAEAELGIIMGRDCRDVPEEEWESAIVGYTTILDMTEESILKGNDYVSGNPRYLTIVKNFPTFFSFGPELVTPDEVPDVLKLEVQSVNNGEVYAKNTVSNMTHRPDKLVSLHSKIQGWYAGDVLSTGTPRAFHIQDGDMAECRIYGPNGFEMAPLVNPVVDLKLHPDKK; this is encoded by the coding sequence ATGAGACTTGCGACAATCCGTTTGGGTGAAAAGGAAAAAGCCGGCATCGTGACCGGCAGGGGAGTGCTCCCCATCAGCGCGGTCAATGCCGCGAAAGGGACTGACTGGAAGGAAGAAATGTATGACTTGCTCTGCGCCGGGGAAATTCCAAAACTGACAGACTGGTACAACAAAGGCGGCAGAGAAGAGCTGGAAGAAATGCCGGGTTTGGTTCCGGCGGAACAGGCGGTATATGCACCGTTATACCGCAATCCGAGGAGGATTTTTGGAATTGGCTTAAACTATGTGGATCACGCCGGAGACATCGGCTCTGCAGCTCCGGTGGGCTTTCCGGGAAGTTTCTTTAAGATGGCGGATACCCTGATCGGGCCGGGGGATGAGATCCGGCTTCCGGCACTCAAGGAAGCCCAGAAGACGACGGCAGAGGCCGAGCTTGGAATCATCATGGGCCGCGACTGCCGTGATGTTCCGGAGGAAGAGTGGGAAAGCGCCATTGTGGGATACACGACGATTCTGGATATGACAGAGGAATCCATTCTCAAGGGAAATGATTATGTGAGCGGGAATCCGAGATATCTGACGATTGTAAAGAATTTCCCGACATTTTTCTCCTTTGGGCCGGAACTGGTGACGCCGGACGAGGTGCCGGATGTGCTGAAGCTGGAGGTTCAGAGCGTGAACAACGGGGAAGTGTATGCAAAAAATACGGTGAGCAATATGACCCACAGGCCGGACAAATTAGTGTCTCTGCACAGCAAAATCCAGGGATGGTATGCCGGAGATGTTTTATCGACCGGAACGCCGCGCGCTTTCCACATTCAGGACGGAGATATGGCTGAGTGCCGTATTTATGGGCCGAATGGTTTTGAAATGGCCCCGCTGGTAAATCCGGTGGTGGATTTAAAGCTGCATCCGGATAAAAAATAA
- the atpB gene encoding F0F1 ATP synthase subunit A, with protein MGEAANSGVDFMIHGVVKYHLFGQELWLTTTTVGMTIITILLLILAFAANRAMKRATEVPGTFQNILETGIELLEGMTSGILGDSARRFANYIGTIFLFILFCNLSGLFGLRTVTADFGVTFLLGLVTFGIVQYQGIKNHGVGHFTGLFKPIPVLFPINLIGEFANPISISLRLFANMLSGVIIMGLWYGMLPIFVKIGIPAALHVYCDLFSGCIQTYVFCMLTMVYVNDKL; from the coding sequence ATGGGGGAAGCTGCTAACAGCGGTGTGGATTTTATGATTCATGGAGTCGTAAAATACCATCTGTTCGGGCAGGAATTGTGGCTGACGACGACGACCGTCGGCATGACGATCATCACGATCCTTCTGCTGATCCTGGCATTCGCGGCAAACCGGGCCATGAAGCGGGCAACCGAAGTCCCGGGGACGTTCCAGAACATCCTGGAAACCGGCATCGAGCTTCTTGAAGGCATGACGTCGGGAATCCTGGGCGACAGTGCGAGGCGGTTTGCCAATTATATCGGAACCATATTCCTGTTTATCCTGTTCTGCAACCTGAGCGGACTTTTTGGCTTAAGAACCGTGACGGCCGATTTCGGCGTGACGTTTCTTCTCGGCCTTGTGACCTTCGGGATCGTGCAGTACCAGGGAATCAAAAACCATGGAGTCGGTCATTTTACCGGCTTATTTAAGCCGATCCCGGTTTTGTTTCCGATTAACCTGATCGGGGAATTTGCAAACCCGATCTCCATCTCGCTCCGTCTGTTTGCAAACATGCTGTCCGGCGTCATCATCATGGGGCTGTGGTACGGCATGCTGCCGATTTTCGTAAAGATCGGTATTCCGGCGGCGCTTCATGTTTACTGCGACCTGTT
- a CDS encoding MFS transporter, with translation MAEGKKRTRGMDTRLFLFYAGCAIFNIGSNTAHPVTPTIFTTLGLGSYMFGLALAAQLTTNFLFSPFWGWLSTYISNRRALLITCVGYGLGQILFGLSKTELAFIVARALTGIFCGGCFVCIMAYIVNTAPDGETRGRWLTTSATLQTVCGAFGYFIGGMLGEIFPHLAIIFQVGFLFSAGVIFYMACSEDAVMAVSELKKKENRKGFNPFVSFINAKSFLTPVFALLFMACLLQNLGFTTFDQTFNYYIRDQFNFSSGYNGILKGIMGLITLAANSTICIWLIRRTDIRKSSISVFVICSLSMLGVVVFSQIIPFVIVNVLFFAFHSVSLPLLQTLVAEDVKSNQSSLVMGFYNAVRSLGGIAGALFSGLLYTAGPKFPFIFGFGAFILAAALLLLYWRKAEAKAAAMPL, from the coding sequence ATGGCAGAGGGAAAGAAACGTACCCGCGGAATGGATACAAGGCTTTTCCTGTTCTACGCCGGCTGTGCCATTTTCAACATCGGTTCCAATACGGCACATCCGGTCACACCAACGATTTTCACGACGCTCGGACTCGGAAGCTATATGTTCGGCCTGGCGCTGGCGGCGCAGCTTACGACGAATTTCCTGTTTTCGCCGTTCTGGGGCTGGCTCAGCACGTACATTTCCAACCGGCGGGCGCTTCTTATTACCTGCGTGGGGTACGGCCTCGGGCAGATTTTATTTGGCCTGTCTAAGACGGAGCTGGCCTTCATCGTTGCCAGGGCCCTGACCGGTATTTTCTGCGGCGGCTGTTTTGTATGCATCATGGCCTACATCGTCAACACGGCGCCGGACGGCGAGACCCGCGGGCGGTGGCTTACCACATCGGCGACGCTCCAGACCGTATGCGGCGCCTTCGGCTATTTCATTGGCGGCATGCTGGGGGAGATTTTCCCGCATCTTGCCATCATTTTCCAGGTGGGCTTCCTGTTTTCAGCCGGCGTAATCTTTTATATGGCATGCAGCGAGGACGCTGTCATGGCTGTGAGCGAGCTAAAAAAGAAGGAAAACAGGAAGGGGTTCAACCCGTTCGTGAGCTTCATCAATGCAAAGAGCTTCCTGACGCCGGTCTTTGCCCTTTTATTTATGGCATGCCTGCTTCAGAACCTTGGATTTACGACCTTCGACCAGACGTTTAATTATTACATCCGGGATCAGTTCAATTTTTCCTCGGGCTACAACGGCATCTTAAAGGGGATCATGGGACTCATCACCCTGGCGGCCAACAGCACGATCTGCATCTGGCTGATCCGGCGCACGGATATCCGGAAATCGTCGATCTCCGTGTTTGTTATATGCTCCCTGTCTATGCTGGGAGTCGTCGTGTTCTCGCAGATTATTCCGTTTGTCATCGTCAATGTGCTATTTTTCGCCTTCCATTCCGTGAGCCTGCCGCTGCTTCAGACGCTGGTGGCGGAAGACGTGAAAAGCAACCAGAGCAGCCTTGTCATGGGCTTTTACAACGCTGTGCGCTCCCTGGGCGGCATCGCGGGGGCCCTGTTTTCAGGACTTTTATACACGGCCGGGCCAAAGTTCCCGTTCATTTTTGGGTTTGGAGCGTTCATACTGGCGGCGGCCCTGCTTCTTCTGTACTGGAGAAAGGCAGAGGCAAAGGCGGCGGCTATGCCCCTTTAG
- a CDS encoding AtpZ/AtpI family protein: MSQKKNGLSNLVLITQLGINVLTPIFLCLLAGGFIDRKFGTKTILIFLILGVLSGALSAYRTAKNTIDRERRENEREQAERERGWNERFGGKEEDHE, translated from the coding sequence ATGAGTCAGAAAAAGAACGGCCTGAGCAATCTCGTCCTGATTACACAGCTTGGGATCAATGTGCTGACGCCGATTTTCCTCTGCCTGCTTGCCGGCGGGTTCATCGACCGGAAATTCGGTACGAAAACGATTCTCATCTTTTTGATCCTCGGAGTCCTCTCCGGAGCCTTGAGCGCCTACCGCACCGCGAAGAATACCATTGACAGGGAACGGCGGGAAAACGAGCGGGAACAGGCGGAAAGGGAACGGGGCTGGAACGAGCGGTTCGGCGGAAAGGAGGAAGACCATGAGTGA
- a CDS encoding helix-turn-helix transcriptional regulator, with translation MTLDWSYQDMILDGRRENLCCWPGPKDEEILIVVHQSGGHHEEFHRHDFFYFNFTYEGEYGSVSCQCGNCITIRQGELYAGQPFAGHALCVHDNKNVTIIGVLIQKQTFFRSFLPLLSSNFRLFHFFLVPSSNRFSDEFIHFRLENACAIRTLLEMMVIEYANKKADTQDILKPLALAFLVQIERQYAAEYPAPEPSGISEQVLQYMSSHSDVATLKCIASHFSYHPNYLSSLLRRETGKSFSELLLAQRMEKAALLLSETGLSVEEIAPMLGYGNSSNFYKAFRKYYRCSPREYIQSKGA, from the coding sequence ATGACTTTAGACTGGTCTTATCAGGATATGATCCTGGACGGCAGACGGGAAAACCTGTGCTGCTGGCCGGGGCCAAAAGACGAAGAGATTTTGATTGTCGTACATCAAAGCGGCGGACACCATGAGGAGTTCCACCGCCACGATTTCTTTTATTTTAATTTTACCTACGAGGGCGAATACGGCTCCGTCAGCTGCCAGTGCGGCAACTGCATCACCATCCGCCAGGGGGAGCTTTACGCCGGACAGCCCTTCGCCGGCCACGCGCTCTGCGTCCATGACAACAAAAACGTGACTATCATCGGCGTCCTGATCCAAAAGCAGACCTTTTTCCGCTCGTTTCTCCCTCTGCTTTCCTCCAACTTCCGGCTGTTCCACTTTTTCCTGGTGCCTTCCTCCAACCGGTTTTCCGACGAATTCATCCACTTCCGGCTGGAAAATGCCTGCGCCATCCGGACACTTTTGGAGATGATGGTGATCGAGTATGCCAATAAAAAAGCAGACACCCAGGACATTTTAAAGCCCCTTGCCCTGGCCTTCCTCGTCCAGATTGAACGCCAGTACGCCGCCGAATATCCGGCGCCGGAGCCCTCCGGAATTTCCGAGCAGGTTCTCCAGTACATGAGCAGCCATTCCGATGTGGCAACCCTAAAGTGCATTGCCTCCCATTTTTCCTACCATCCAAACTACTTATCGTCACTTCTCCGGCGTGAGACGGGAAAGTCATTTTCCGAGCTTCTTCTGGCTCAGAGAATGGAAAAGGCCGCCCTCCTGCTTTCGGAGACCGGCCTGTCCGTGGAGGAAATCGCCCCCATGCTTGGCTATGGGAACAGCAGCAATTTCTACAAGGCCTTCCGGAAATACTACCGCTGTTCCCCGCGCGAATACATACAGTCTAAAGGGGCATAG
- a CDS encoding SDR family oxidoreductase encodes MELGLKNKVFLCMASAAGLGKGIATEAAREGAKVMICTSEAFKDQLYAAQDEIGKETGNRPEAFICDVNSAEDIQKLVDHTTATLGDIWALANMCPGPKPGPFDSFGDADWESAFQMCLLSYVRTIRACLPSMRRLGGGRIINSTSSSVKDCLDNLILSNTMRMGVVGMTKTLSSELGKDNILINVIGPGRIETARIASLNAMRAGKAGITVEEYEKEDLKAFPLGRYGTTEEYGRLAVFLCSEANSYISGQTILLDGGMTRAY; translated from the coding sequence ATGGAGTTAGGATTGAAAAATAAAGTATTTTTGTGTATGGCATCTGCTGCCGGATTGGGCAAAGGAATTGCGACGGAGGCAGCCAGAGAGGGCGCGAAGGTGATGATCTGTACGTCGGAGGCATTTAAAGACCAGCTTTATGCTGCCCAGGACGAGATCGGGAAGGAGACCGGAAACCGCCCGGAAGCATTTATCTGTGACGTAAATTCGGCAGAAGACATTCAGAAGCTGGTGGATCACACGACAGCCACTCTCGGAGACATCTGGGCACTTGCAAATATGTGTCCAGGCCCCAAACCCGGCCCGTTTGATTCCTTTGGCGACGCAGACTGGGAGAGCGCGTTTCAGATGTGCCTGCTTTCTTATGTCCGCACGATCCGCGCCTGCCTGCCGTCCATGCGCCGGTTAGGGGGCGGAAGAATTATAAATTCCACCAGCTCCTCAGTCAAGGACTGCCTGGATAATCTGATCTTGTCAAATACCATGCGTATGGGAGTCGTTGGAATGACGAAAACCCTTTCCTCGGAACTTGGAAAGGACAACATTCTGATCAATGTCATCGGCCCCGGACGCATCGAAACTGCCCGCATTGCAAGCCTGAATGCCATGCGGGCCGGGAAAGCCGGAATCACTGTTGAAGAATATGAGAAAGAAGATTTGAAGGCATTCCCTCTTGGCCGTTACGGCACAACAGAGGAATATGGCCGCCTTGCTGTTTTCCTCTGCTCGGAAGCAAACAGCTATATTTCCGGCCAGACGATTCTTTTGGACGGGGGAATGACAAGAGCCTATTAA
- a CDS encoding LysR family transcriptional regulator, which yields MLNYKEYIYAIYQEKSFSKASKKLFVSQPWLSSVVKRVEQEIKNPIFDRTTSPISLTEAGRYYIEQVEKVMEIENDMRQHFAQMNSQSGTSLHIGSSTFFCTYVLPRLMKEFKEFYPHITLTFTEGNNETLLEKLLDRKIDFLLEAECLEHPQIQVEAWASEEIILAVPAEYAINKKLSDYRYRFDELIKRNEPGCRKPPVPLQEFKDEAFLLLMPGNDIYRRGMEMCRQAGFVPNVPTYFSQMMTVYYLTCEGQGISFLRSTIPEYVTPTDRVVFYQLESPLAARNIYLSYLKRHTSPVQQNLIDFMENRSLLNEADVFSMETEP from the coding sequence ATGCTGAACTATAAAGAGTACATATATGCCATTTATCAGGAAAAAAGCTTTTCCAAGGCCTCAAAAAAACTTTTCGTTTCCCAGCCGTGGCTCAGTTCCGTTGTAAAGCGGGTGGAGCAGGAAATAAAAAACCCCATCTTTGACCGCACCACCTCCCCCATCTCCCTGACGGAAGCCGGACGCTACTACATTGAACAGGTTGAAAAGGTCATGGAAATTGAAAACGATATGCGGCAGCATTTTGCTCAGATGAATTCTCAGAGTGGAACCTCGCTTCACATCGGGAGCTCTACCTTCTTCTGCACTTATGTGCTGCCCAGGCTGATGAAAGAATTTAAAGAATTTTATCCCCACATAACACTCACGTTCACAGAGGGAAATAATGAAACGCTTCTGGAAAAGCTTCTGGACAGGAAAATTGACTTTCTTCTGGAAGCGGAATGCCTCGAGCATCCTCAGATCCAGGTCGAAGCCTGGGCTTCCGAGGAGATCATTCTGGCTGTTCCCGCAGAATATGCCATAAACAAGAAGCTGTCAGACTATCGGTATCGGTTTGACGAACTGATAAAAAGAAATGAGCCGGGCTGCCGAAAACCGCCCGTTCCTTTGCAGGAATTTAAAGATGAAGCGTTTTTGCTGCTTATGCCCGGCAATGATATTTATCGCCGCGGAATGGAAATGTGCCGTCAGGCCGGCTTTGTCCCCAACGTCCCTACATATTTTTCACAGATGATGACTGTCTATTATCTGACCTGCGAAGGGCAGGGCATCTCTTTCCTGCGCTCTACCATTCCCGAATATGTAACGCCGACGGATCGGGTCGTATTTTATCAGCTGGAGAGTCCTCTGGCTGCCCGTAATATCTACCTCTCCTATCTGAAGCGTCACACCAGTCCGGTACAGCAGAACCTGATCGACTTCATGGAAAACCGAAGCCTGCTGAATGAAGCCGATGTTTTTTCTATGGAAACGGAACCGTAA
- a CDS encoding pyridoxal phosphate-dependent aminotransferase: MSACIAERMEQLMPSGIRKVNEKALAMERAGERVFHFELGRPDFDTPDYIKKAAYQALSEGKVHYTSNFGHMELRQAIAEKLKRENHVSYQASEVLVTVGLSEAVFAVLATILNRGDEILVPDPVWLNYINVPNLLGAKPVTYGLREENGFQMDLDEIKSKITPRTKAVVIVTPNNPTGGVLTEPVLKELAELAAANDLMVISDEVYERLIYDGERHISIASLPGMKERTFTLNGMSKAYAMDGWRLGYVAAPEEYINAMNKFHQYNTTCAPNFVQLAAAAALNEENGEVDAMVREYRRRRDYAVKAINEIPGISCLCPKGAFYIFINVKQLGKTSEELAQYLLEKAKIALVPGNVFGPGGEGYLRMSFAASYEDIVEGCQKLKQAITGKEI, from the coding sequence ATGAGTGCATGTATTGCAGAGAGAATGGAGCAGTTGATGCCTTCCGGGATACGCAAGGTTAATGAGAAAGCCCTGGCGATGGAACGGGCAGGGGAAAGGGTCTTTCATTTTGAACTGGGGCGTCCTGATTTTGATACGCCGGATTACATAAAGAAAGCGGCGTACCAGGCCCTGAGCGAGGGAAAGGTGCATTATACTTCAAATTTTGGGCACATGGAACTGAGGCAGGCCATCGCAGAGAAGCTGAAAAGGGAAAACCATGTTTCCTACCAGGCGTCAGAGGTGCTGGTGACAGTCGGGCTTTCTGAAGCTGTGTTTGCTGTCTTAGCCACAATATTAAACCGGGGAGATGAGATCCTTGTTCCTGATCCGGTGTGGCTCAACTATATCAATGTTCCGAATCTGCTGGGGGCAAAGCCGGTGACATATGGGCTGAGAGAAGAAAATGGATTCCAGATGGATCTGGACGAGATAAAAAGCAAAATAACACCCAGGACGAAGGCCGTTGTCATTGTCACCCCCAACAATCCGACGGGCGGGGTTCTGACAGAGCCGGTTTTGAAGGAGCTGGCAGAGCTGGCGGCCGCCAATGATCTGATGGTTATTTCCGATGAGGTGTACGAGCGCCTGATTTATGACGGGGAGAGGCATATCAGCATCGCATCTCTGCCGGGCATGAAGGAGCGGACGTTTACCTTGAACGGAATGTCGAAGGCATATGCCATGGATGGCTGGCGCCTGGGGTATGTTGCGGCTCCCGAGGAGTATATCAATGCGATGAATAAATTTCATCAGTACAATACGACGTGTGCGCCAAATTTTGTGCAGCTGGCAGCCGCAGCGGCTTTAAACGAAGAGAATGGAGAAGTGGATGCCATGGTCAGGGAGTACAGGAGACGCCGTGATTATGCGGTGAAAGCGATCAATGAAATACCAGGCATCAGCTGTCTGTGCCCGAAAGGCGCCTTCTATATTTTTATCAATGTGAAACAGTTGGGAAAGACCAGCGAGGAACTGGCTCAGTATCTTTTGGAGAAAGCCAAAATCGCACTGGTTCCAGGCAATGTGTTCGGGCCGGGCGGCGAGGGCTATCTTCGTATGTCCTTTGCGGCCAGTTATGAAGATATCGTTGAGGGATGCCAGAAATTGAAGCAGGCAATAACAGGAAAAGAAATTTAA